A stretch of DNA from Gasterosteus aculeatus chromosome 7, fGasAcu3.hap1.1, whole genome shotgun sequence:
GCTCTTTGTCTTTCGGTGCAGGTAACCACATGGTGTCACCACGCTGAGCCCCGGAGAGCAGGTAAGAAGGCTACTGGGGTCACAGAGACCAGCGCGTCCGGAGACAAACGCGGAGCGGATGACGGCCAGAACCCCCGAGGCCTCCGGACCGTCGGTGCCGTTGCACCGCTGTCACGGGGTCTTCCAGGCCCGCAACGGCACCTGCGCGGAGCCCATCAGCTTCTTCCCGCCGTTCTCCTCCACCCTGGCGCTCCTCGTGCTGGTGGCCGTGCTCGCGGGGATCGTCCTGGTCTCCCTGGCCACGTTCCACTTCCACAAGAGGAAGCTTCGGAAGAGGAAGATCCTGCGCGCCCAGGAGGAATACGAGCGCGACCGCCGCAGCCCCGCGCGCGGGGAGCCCGCGAGGCCGTGCGTCATCGTCCGACCGGCGAGGCGCGAGGAGCGACCCTCGTGCCGGGACGCGGAGACCGGGGACGCCGGGGTCGCCGCGGCGGGGGGTCGAACGGGCGCCGCTGCAGACGGCTCCTCTTGACTGTTCACTTGGTGCCACTTCAGGGAACGAGACTgtggaataaaacaggaaaagcaATAAGGCACAAAGAACTCACAGCCCCGTCTCCGCCGCGTGTAGGTGAAACAGTTAGTGCAGAATAGTCGACTGCGTTGGCAGGTAGGATAGTCACGTGGGCCACTCATCTTCCCTGTACACTATTCGGCCGACCGGTAACTCCTTATGGGGCTGTATAAAGTATTTGCCTGCTTTGACTTTTggacctcttcctcttccccggCCTAGAACGTTTAGACCACAGAGATGTTTAAACTTTTAAACCTTCCAGAGATGTGACACACACGGTTGTGTTTAAATTATTTAGAGTTTGGTGACACAACACAGACCACATTGGCTCGCTGATCTT
This window harbors:
- the LOC120823158 gene encoding uncharacterized protein C11orf87 gives rise to the protein MTARTPEASGPSVPLHRCHGVFQARNGTCAEPISFFPPFSSTLALLVLVAVLAGIVLVSLATFHFHKRKLRKRKILRAQEEYERDRRSPARGEPARPCVIVRPARREERPSCRDAETGDAGVAAAGGRTGAAADGSS